One Nocardia iowensis DNA window includes the following coding sequences:
- a CDS encoding enoyl-CoA hydratase: MSEPIPDEGDVVTYEVRGRTAIVTLNRPDYRNAQNSVMTYALDAAFERAVEDPEVGVIVLAGNGKHFSAGHDIGTPGRDHHIHYPNKAALWWDHVDKVGGDQRFARELEVYLGMCRRWREIPKPTIAMVQGACIAGGLMLAWVCDLIIAADDAFFSDPVVRMGIPGVEYFAHPWMMGPRAAKEFLFTGDRFGAAQAKEWGMVNRVVPRAELEAETLALAEKIATMPQFGLALTKKAVNQAEDLMGMRSGMDSVFGLHHFAHAHNAEVGADSLGGMNAKTMKAQATGEATQNGAT; the protein is encoded by the coding sequence ATGTCGGAACCGATCCCGGACGAGGGTGACGTCGTCACGTACGAGGTGCGTGGCCGCACGGCGATCGTCACGCTGAACCGGCCGGACTACCGCAACGCGCAGAACTCGGTGATGACCTACGCACTGGACGCCGCCTTCGAGCGGGCCGTCGAGGACCCCGAGGTCGGCGTGATCGTGCTGGCGGGCAACGGCAAACACTTCAGCGCCGGGCACGATATCGGCACCCCGGGCCGCGATCATCACATCCACTATCCGAACAAGGCCGCGCTGTGGTGGGACCACGTCGACAAGGTCGGTGGCGACCAGCGCTTCGCTCGTGAGCTCGAGGTCTATCTCGGCATGTGCCGCCGCTGGCGGGAAATCCCCAAGCCGACCATCGCCATGGTGCAGGGCGCCTGCATCGCAGGTGGGCTCATGCTGGCCTGGGTGTGCGATCTGATCATCGCCGCCGACGACGCGTTTTTCTCGGATCCCGTTGTGCGCATGGGCATTCCGGGCGTCGAGTACTTCGCGCACCCCTGGATGATGGGGCCGCGCGCGGCGAAGGAGTTCCTGTTCACCGGGGACCGGTTCGGTGCGGCGCAGGCCAAGGAGTGGGGCATGGTCAACCGGGTCGTGCCGCGCGCGGAGCTAGAGGCAGAGACGCTGGCATTGGCCGAAAAGATCGCCACCATGCCGCAATTCGGCCTCGCGCTGACCAAAAAGGCGGTGAACCAGGCCGAAGACCTGATGGGCATGCGCAGCGGGATGGACTCGGTGTTCGGCCTGCACCACTTCGCGCACGCACACAATGCCGAGGTCGGCGCCGACTCACTGGGCGGCATGAACGCCAAGACGATGAAGGCACAGGCGACCGGCGAGGCTACGCAGAACGGGGCGACCTAG
- a CDS encoding acyl-CoA dehydrogenase family protein: MTSTEHQEFTASVRALLTKHAGSASVRAAMDTDLGYDPALWRLLCEQIGVAALAIPEEYGGFGASLVESLVVVGELGRTLAGVPMLGSAVLGAQAVLLSADPEACARILPEVAAGTRTLAVCWASESGWEAPGVHESSGTLTGTAHYVLDGHNADTLIVVTPTGFFEVDPTATGVARHVVRTMDPTRKLTRITCTAAVARRLGTGDHASAITRLREIAWAAVAAEQVGAAERCLEMTVEYTKSRVQFGRPIGSFQALKHRMADMYVLLESAKSASAAATVAVAENSPTTAEDVWVARLHCSDALTTIVAETVQLHGGIAITWEHDAHLFFKRAHGTAHLFGTPCRPVPLNA, encoded by the coding sequence ATGACGAGTACCGAACATCAGGAGTTCACCGCCTCGGTTCGCGCACTGCTCACCAAGCACGCCGGGTCCGCCTCGGTGCGCGCGGCAATGGACACCGACCTCGGTTACGACCCGGCGCTGTGGCGGCTGCTGTGCGAGCAGATCGGCGTGGCGGCGCTGGCCATTCCCGAGGAGTACGGCGGCTTCGGCGCGAGTCTGGTCGAATCCCTCGTGGTGGTCGGTGAACTCGGCCGGACCCTGGCCGGTGTTCCCATGCTCGGGTCCGCTGTTCTCGGTGCACAGGCCGTGCTGCTGTCCGCCGATCCGGAAGCGTGCGCCCGGATACTCCCCGAGGTCGCGGCGGGCACTCGCACGCTCGCGGTGTGCTGGGCGAGCGAAAGCGGCTGGGAAGCACCGGGTGTGCACGAGTCGAGCGGAACACTTACCGGCACAGCCCATTACGTTCTCGACGGCCACAATGCCGACACACTGATCGTGGTTACCCCGACCGGTTTCTTCGAGGTCGACCCCACCGCGACCGGAGTTGCCCGGCACGTCGTGCGGACCATGGATCCCACGCGCAAACTCACCCGGATCACCTGTACGGCTGCCGTTGCCCGCCGTCTCGGCACCGGCGATCACGCTTCCGCGATCACGCGGCTGCGCGAAATCGCCTGGGCCGCAGTCGCCGCCGAACAGGTCGGTGCCGCCGAGCGGTGCCTGGAGATGACCGTTGAATACACCAAGTCCCGAGTCCAGTTCGGCCGCCCGATCGGCAGCTTCCAGGCCCTGAAGCACCGCATGGCCGACATGTACGTGCTGCTGGAATCGGCCAAGTCCGCCTCGGCCGCCGCCACCGTCGCGGTAGCCGAGAACAGCCCCACCACCGCCGAAGACGTCTGGGTCGCCCGCCTGCACTGCTCGGACGCACTGACCACGATCGTGGCCGAAACCGTCCAGCTGCACGGCGGCATCGCCATCACCTGGGAGCACGACGCCCACCTGTTCTTCAAACGCGCCCACGGCACCGCGCACCTCTTCGGCACACCATGCCGCCCGGTGCCGCTCAACGCCTGA
- a CDS encoding acyl-CoA dehydrogenase family protein produces the protein MRFALSPEQLDFGTSVRKLLDAGRTPGAVRSWATGDPRPGRALIRQLAGAGVLGLAIEEEHGGVGAEPIDLVVAFVELGRAAAPGPLVETAAAIPALLQALPDKRLAARWLPGFAEGAAMGTIAFASPDQHSVALDADSAEVVLLADGAQLYTGQRAGLVRSIDPARRLFAVTADEPIAEGDEVLDAIAVAFDTGALAGAAQVLGAGRALLDATTGYAKQRKQFGKPIGEFQAVKQKLADVLIALDLAEPLLFRAALTMDEPTRSRDVSAAVIACGDAAYRAARAALQVHGAIGYTAEYDLSLWLSKVTALRSAWGTTDLHRSRIARALRDEAVLARQLRGTA, from the coding sequence ATGAGATTCGCGCTCAGTCCGGAACAACTCGACTTCGGCACCAGCGTGCGCAAGCTGCTGGACGCGGGCCGCACCCCCGGCGCGGTGCGCAGCTGGGCGACCGGCGATCCCCGTCCGGGGCGCGCCCTGATCCGCCAACTGGCGGGTGCGGGCGTGCTCGGTCTGGCCATCGAGGAAGAGCACGGCGGGGTCGGTGCGGAGCCGATCGATCTGGTGGTGGCGTTCGTCGAGCTGGGCCGGGCCGCCGCGCCGGGCCCGCTGGTGGAGACCGCGGCCGCGATACCCGCGCTACTGCAAGCACTGCCGGACAAGCGCCTGGCCGCGCGCTGGCTGCCGGGCTTCGCCGAAGGTGCCGCGATGGGCACCATCGCTTTCGCGTCACCGGATCAGCACAGCGTGGCGTTGGACGCCGATTCGGCCGAAGTGGTGCTGCTCGCGGACGGCGCGCAGCTGTACACCGGACAGCGGGCCGGACTGGTGCGGTCGATCGATCCGGCTCGCCGACTGTTCGCGGTCACGGCCGACGAGCCGATTGCCGAGGGCGACGAGGTACTGGACGCCATCGCTGTCGCGTTCGACACCGGCGCACTGGCCGGTGCGGCGCAAGTACTCGGCGCGGGACGCGCGCTGCTCGACGCCACCACCGGATATGCCAAGCAGCGCAAGCAGTTCGGCAAGCCGATCGGTGAGTTCCAAGCCGTCAAGCAGAAGCTCGCCGATGTGCTGATCGCGCTGGATCTGGCCGAACCGCTGCTCTTCCGCGCCGCGCTCACCATGGATGAACCGACGCGCAGCCGGGATGTGTCGGCCGCCGTGATCGCCTGTGGCGATGCCGCTTACCGGGCGGCCAGGGCCGCTCTCCAGGTGCACGGCGCGATCGGCTATACCGCCGAATACGATTTGTCGCTGTGGTTGAGCAAGGTGACCGCGCTCCGTTCTGCTTGGGGCACAACGGATCTGCACCGCTCGCGGATCGCCCGCGCGCTCCGCGACGAAGCGGTGCTTGCCCGCCAATTGCGGGGGACGGCATGA
- a CDS encoding acyl-CoA dehydrogenase family protein — protein sequence MDLDIDQATREFQAEVREFLAANKPAQPLPSMDTTAGFEAHRAWEHTLADARLSVVAWPEEYGGRDASLLEWVLFEQEYYAAGAPGRVSQNGIFLLAPTLFEHGTAEQLDRIMPRMARGDDIWAQAWSEPEAGSDLAGIRSTARRTNGGWLLSGQKTWSSRAAYADWAFGLFRSDPEAERHKGLTYLMFPLTADGVSVRPIPQLDGEPGFAEIFLDEVFVPDRDVIGAPGEGWRVAMSTSSNERGLSLRSPGRFSATAQRLIDLWLDTGDRTNTAQRDAVVDAWIGSEAYRLHTFGTVTRLNEGGKLGVESSITKVFWSELDIAMHETALEVLGAAAERSGPWTDGYLFSLSGPIYAGTNEIQRNIIAERLLGLPRGSAAGEAGGVGKHRGSSR from the coding sequence GTGGATCTCGATATCGATCAGGCGACGCGGGAATTCCAAGCCGAAGTCCGCGAATTCCTGGCCGCCAACAAGCCCGCGCAACCGCTGCCCTCGATGGACACCACGGCCGGATTCGAGGCACATCGAGCCTGGGAGCACACCCTCGCCGACGCCCGCCTCTCGGTGGTCGCCTGGCCCGAGGAGTACGGCGGCCGCGACGCCTCGCTGCTGGAATGGGTGCTGTTCGAACAGGAATACTATGCGGCGGGCGCACCGGGACGGGTGAGCCAGAACGGCATCTTCCTGCTGGCGCCAACGCTTTTCGAGCACGGCACCGCCGAGCAGCTGGACCGGATCATGCCGCGGATGGCGCGCGGCGACGACATCTGGGCGCAGGCCTGGTCGGAACCGGAGGCAGGAAGCGACCTCGCGGGCATCCGGTCGACGGCCCGGCGTACCAACGGCGGCTGGTTGCTGAGCGGGCAGAAGACCTGGAGTTCGCGAGCGGCCTACGCGGACTGGGCCTTCGGGCTGTTCCGCAGCGATCCGGAAGCCGAGCGGCACAAGGGACTGACCTATCTGATGTTCCCACTGACCGCGGATGGCGTTTCGGTGCGCCCGATTCCGCAGTTGGACGGCGAGCCCGGCTTCGCCGAGATCTTCCTCGACGAGGTGTTCGTGCCCGATCGCGATGTGATCGGCGCGCCCGGAGAGGGCTGGCGGGTGGCGATGAGCACGTCGAGCAACGAACGCGGCCTGTCGCTGCGCAGCCCCGGCCGGTTCAGCGCCACGGCACAGCGGCTGATCGACCTCTGGCTCGACACCGGCGACCGGACCAACACCGCGCAGCGCGATGCCGTGGTGGACGCGTGGATCGGCAGCGAGGCGTACCGGCTGCACACCTTCGGCACGGTGACCCGGCTCAACGAGGGCGGCAAGCTGGGCGTGGAATCCTCGATCACCAAGGTGTTCTGGTCCGAGCTCGATATCGCGATGCACGAGACGGCACTGGAGGTGCTCGGCGCGGCCGCCGAGCGGTCCGGGCCGTGGACCGACGGCTATCTGTTCTCGCTGTCCGGCCCGATCTACGCGGGCACCAACGAGATTCAGCGCAATATCATCGCCGAGCGGCTGCTCGGACTACCTAGGGGGTCGGCAGCCGGCGAAGCCGGCGGGGTGGGTAAGCACAGAGGGAGCAGCCGATGA